The Saccharothrix variisporea genome has a segment encoding these proteins:
- a CDS encoding nuclear transport factor 2 family protein, whose amino-acid sequence MTQQINPVTDFVSAEVYAQVQQFYAHQMGLLDDREPERWADTFTEDAVFQEASKMEPLHGRAAIRASARGSVDRLVANGVRMRHWLGMIQVHPQADGSLRTRCYALAMRTPQGGDLQVFVSVVCKDHLVPVDGGWLVRDRDLVHDGAGNPTRSAQA is encoded by the coding sequence ATGACCCAGCAGATCAACCCGGTGACCGACTTCGTCTCCGCCGAGGTCTACGCCCAGGTCCAGCAGTTCTACGCCCACCAGATGGGCCTGCTCGACGACCGCGAACCCGAGCGGTGGGCCGACACCTTCACCGAGGACGCGGTGTTCCAGGAGGCGAGCAAGATGGAGCCGCTGCACGGTCGGGCGGCCATCAGGGCCTCGGCCCGCGGCTCCGTGGACCGGCTCGTCGCCAACGGCGTCCGCATGCGGCACTGGCTGGGCATGATCCAGGTCCACCCGCAGGCCGACGGCTCGCTGCGCACCCGCTGCTACGCGCTGGCCATGCGCACGCCCCAGGGCGGCGACCTCCAGGTGTTCGTGAGCGTGGTGTGCAAGGACCACCTCGTGCCCGTCGACGGCGGCTGGCTAGTCCGCGACCGCGACCTGGTCCACGACGGCGCCGGGAACCCCACCCGGTCCGCACAGGCCTGA
- a CDS encoding LLM class flavin-dependent oxidoreductase: MKFGIVFFPTVGPRDKPAPQYFDEALRLVDLAEELGFDHVKMVEHYFFPYGGYSPDPVTFLAAAAGRTRRVRLGTSATIPAFVHPVKLAGKLAMLDNISHGRVDAAFGRAFLPDEFAAFGIPMDESRDRFTEGVEAVKLLWTTPDAVWEGRFHRFGPVTLLPRPVQEPHPPVFVTSARSLDSVAAAAAAGHHLQTVPNAMTVPELRERVDLFRTEWASAGHAEPGRIHLTFPCLVAADAQEAARKGGFDEERNNAAISLAVRSWGSTTSTAYPGYEKLANIGRGVSFEDKLADDKLLVGSPDEVRARLERIAESYGDDITLSLGVHSGHLSVDDAVTTLRLLADEVFPKLAHDGA, encoded by the coding sequence GTGAAGTTCGGCATCGTGTTCTTCCCGACCGTCGGGCCGCGGGACAAACCGGCCCCACAGTACTTCGACGAGGCCCTGCGGCTGGTCGACCTGGCCGAGGAGCTGGGCTTCGACCACGTGAAGATGGTGGAGCACTACTTCTTCCCCTACGGCGGGTACAGCCCCGACCCGGTCACCTTCCTGGCCGCGGCGGCGGGCCGCACCCGGCGGGTCCGGCTGGGCACCAGCGCGACCATCCCCGCGTTCGTCCACCCGGTGAAGCTGGCGGGCAAGCTCGCCATGCTCGACAACATCTCCCACGGCCGCGTCGACGCCGCGTTCGGCCGGGCCTTCCTGCCCGACGAGTTCGCCGCGTTCGGCATCCCGATGGACGAGAGCCGCGACCGGTTCACCGAGGGCGTCGAGGCGGTGAAGCTGTTGTGGACCACGCCGGACGCGGTGTGGGAGGGGCGGTTCCACCGGTTCGGCCCGGTGACGCTGCTGCCCAGACCGGTCCAGGAACCGCACCCGCCGGTCTTCGTGACCTCGGCGCGCAGTCTCGACTCGGTGGCCGCCGCGGCCGCCGCCGGGCACCACCTCCAGACCGTGCCCAACGCGATGACCGTGCCCGAGCTGCGCGAGCGCGTGGACCTGTTCCGCACCGAGTGGGCCTCGGCGGGGCACGCCGAGCCGGGGCGCATCCACCTGACCTTCCCGTGCCTGGTGGCGGCCGACGCCCAGGAGGCGGCGCGCAAGGGCGGGTTCGACGAGGAGCGCAACAACGCGGCGATCAGCCTGGCCGTGCGGTCGTGGGGCAGCACCACCAGCACCGCCTACCCCGGTTACGAGAAGCTCGCGAACATCGGCCGGGGCGTCTCGTTCGAGGACAAGCTGGCCGACGACAAGCTCCTGGTCGGCTCGCCGGACGAGGTGCGGGCGCGGTTGGAGCGGATCGCCGAGTCCTACGGCGACGACATCACGCTGAGCCTGGGCGTCCACTCCGGACACCTGTCGGTCGACGACGCGGTCACCACCTTGCGCCTGCTGGCCGACGAGGTGTTCCCCAAGCTCGCCCACGACGGGGCCTGA